Proteins co-encoded in one Hyphomicrobiales bacterium genomic window:
- a CDS encoding phage portal protein: MGDQVLSSVGETWYSSTAGVPVSEQGSLRNMTVFACIRIVSQSLAAVPLILYERDGRNRTRATGHPLYPVLHDQANSEMTAFEVRETRLAHAMLWGNAYAEIEYDANMQVIGLWPLPPDRVGIERDRTSGQLIYTYLRDDGSGYVLPGWRVQHLRYMILRGVVGISPIRQAMNAIGLATATEEFGASYFKNGSRPSIILKHPAKLSPEAYVRLRDSFSENWQGLKNAHRINILEEGISPESIGIPPEEAQFLETRNTQIAEVARLYGVPLHMLAIGQSATFASAEQDAINFRQLTLMEWARRDEQALERDLLTPEERTRMYLEYLLDGLERADIATRSGAFNTMRQGGAITANEWRERENLDPLPGGDALLQPLNMGVVGESAPTADGPAARAMGGEGDMPANSQCEAFAILFEDAAARVTRRIAQDVRKAGGSAVRKGAEAGFIAWLDEFVLGLPPVVRDTLLPVVRAQVMQVAGNIVAAELRLDGVASEYAADIREQAAGAMLGMADMQPDARVEIIAQLVERSAQGLAEDAQEAALGD; this comes from the coding sequence GAACGCGACGGACGCAACCGAACACGGGCCACGGGCCATCCGCTTTATCCGGTGCTACACGACCAGGCCAACAGCGAGATGACGGCATTCGAGGTGCGCGAGACGCGTCTGGCGCATGCCATGCTGTGGGGCAACGCCTACGCCGAAATCGAATACGATGCCAACATGCAGGTTATCGGCCTGTGGCCGCTGCCGCCGGACCGCGTGGGCATCGAGCGCGACCGCACCAGCGGGCAACTCATTTACACCTACCTGCGCGACGACGGCAGCGGTTATGTGCTGCCAGGCTGGCGCGTGCAGCACCTGCGCTACATGATCCTGCGCGGCGTGGTGGGCATCAGTCCGATCCGCCAGGCGATGAACGCCATCGGGCTAGCGACGGCCACCGAAGAGTTCGGGGCATCCTATTTCAAAAACGGATCTCGCCCCAGCATCATCCTTAAGCACCCGGCCAAACTATCGCCAGAAGCCTATGTGCGTCTGCGCGATTCGTTTTCCGAAAACTGGCAGGGTTTGAAAAATGCGCATCGCATCAACATCTTGGAAGAGGGCATCAGCCCTGAGTCCATCGGCATTCCGCCCGAAGAAGCGCAGTTTTTAGAGACGCGCAACACGCAGATTGCAGAGGTCGCACGGCTCTATGGCGTGCCGCTGCATATGCTGGCCATCGGGCAAAGTGCCACATTCGCCAGCGCAGAACAGGACGCTATCAACTTCCGGCAGTTGACGCTCATGGAGTGGGCGCGGCGCGACGAACAGGCGCTAGAGCGTGACCTGCTGACGCCGGAAGAGCGTACGCGCATGTATTTGGAGTATCTGCTGGATGGCCTGGAGCGCGCCGACATCGCCACGCGCAGCGGGGCATTCAACACCATGCGCCAGGGCGGCGCCATCACGGCCAACGAGTGGCGCGAGCGCGAGAACCTGGACCCGCTTCCCGGCGGCGATGCGCTGCTGCAGCCGCTCAATATGGGCGTGGTGGGCGAGAGCGCACCGACGGCCGACGGTCCGGCGGCCAGGGCGATGGGCGGCGAGGGCGACATGCCAGCCAATAGCCAGTGCGAGGCATTCGCCATCTTGTTCGAGGATGCGGCCGCACGCGTCACCCGGCGCATCGCACAGGATGTGCGCAAAGCGGGCGGAAGCGCAGTGCGCAAGGGTGCGGAAGCCGGTTTTATTGCCTGGCTGGATGAATTCGTGCTGGGGCTGCCGCCAGTCGTGCGTGACACGCTGCTGCCGGTCGTGCGGGCGCAGGTGATGCAGGTGGCGGGCAACATCGTGGCTGCCGAACTGCGGTTAGATGGCGTGGCCAGCGAATACGCGGCCGACATCAGAGAACAGGCGGCGGGCGCCATGCTGGGCATGGCCGACATGCAGCCCGACGCGCGCGTCGAAATCATCGCGCAGCTGGTGGAGCGCAGTGCGCAGGGTCTCGCCGAGGATGCACAAGAGGCTGCGTTGGGTGACTGA
- a CDS encoding HK97 family phage prohead protease, translating into MSKRTWTVTAEEIEVRSEQEGGKPTIQGYAVVFNSLSVPMRDKRGVEFRERIAPGAFADHLLTNPDIRALWNHNPDMPLGRTKNGTLRIVEDHRGLRVQIDPPDTTWGRDAVEAIRAGVVDGMSFVFGIQKDEWTKDERGSNVRTLRKSTLHEVSPVTFPAYESTEVGVRSEADGDMPDVPADDGQAPDAGQADDVVLRAQQERERRLRLLDIH; encoded by the coding sequence ATGAGCAAACGAACGTGGACAGTGACGGCGGAAGAAATCGAAGTGCGCAGCGAGCAGGAGGGCGGGAAACCGACCATCCAGGGCTACGCGGTGGTCTTCAACTCGCTTTCGGTGCCGATGCGCGACAAGCGCGGCGTCGAATTCCGCGAGCGGATTGCGCCTGGCGCCTTCGCCGATCACCTGCTGACGAATCCAGACATCCGTGCGCTGTGGAATCACAACCCGGACATGCCGCTGGGGCGCACCAAGAACGGCACGCTGCGCATTGTGGAGGATCATCGGGGACTGCGCGTGCAGATCGATCCGCCGGATACGACGTGGGGTCGCGACGCAGTGGAGGCCATCCGGGCGGGCGTGGTGGACGGCATGAGCTTTGTGTTTGGCATCCAGAAGGATGAATGGACGAAGGACGAACGCGGCAGCAACGTGCGCACGCTGCGCAAGTCCACATTGCATGAGGTATCTCCGGTCACATTCCCGGCCTACGAGTCGACAGAAGTAGGCGTGCGGAGTGAAGCCGATGGCGATATGCCGGATGTTCCGGCCGACGACGGGCAGGCGCCCGACGCTGGCCAGGCCGACGACGTTGTGTTGCGGGCGCAACAGGAACGCGAGCGGCGACTGCGGCTGCTTGATATTCACTAG
- a CDS encoding phage major capsid protein, with translation MNTYVVELRRKAIEARNVASLVHKAAATETRGFTPEEQGQWDRAMAQAEQFNADADAAEQREQRIGAITAGAPMVNSKTKLGDSEQAAMAYYIRTADASAIREQRASNNTGMNIGTAADGGDLVPTGHFNQIIARRDELMLAPRLGVRRIAGVGTTVNVPIDNEADGEFITKAEMGDDNSTNVFDRDAPAVTKAAMTLVKYTKKIELTDELLADEDSNLLAFIEQFVGRGMAKTHNDLLLTEAASGGTAALTFDSASTIGASEVPELWYLLPDFYATDEPSVGWIMRRSTEGVIRGLAGTTNFYYSPTPGGTIGGRPTLWGAPLYNSGKAAAIAASAKSMYLGNWYYMGLREAPAITVLRDPYTVDGKVILKYYFRAVYKTLQAAAIIYGTHPTA, from the coding sequence ATGAACACCTACGTGGTGGAATTACGACGCAAGGCCATCGAGGCACGCAATGTGGCATCGCTGGTGCACAAGGCTGCGGCCACCGAGACGCGCGGCTTTACGCCGGAAGAGCAGGGGCAGTGGGACCGGGCGATGGCGCAGGCCGAACAGTTCAACGCCGACGCCGACGCCGCCGAACAGCGCGAGCAGCGCATCGGCGCCATCACGGCCGGGGCGCCGATGGTCAACAGCAAGACCAAGCTCGGCGACAGCGAACAGGCTGCCATGGCGTACTACATCCGCACGGCGGATGCCAGCGCCATCCGCGAGCAGCGCGCATCCAATAACACCGGCATGAACATCGGGACCGCTGCCGACGGCGGCGACCTGGTTCCGACCGGCCACTTCAACCAGATTATCGCGCGCCGCGATGAGCTAATGCTGGCGCCGCGGCTTGGTGTGCGGCGCATCGCCGGCGTGGGAACCACGGTCAACGTGCCGATCGACAATGAAGCGGACGGCGAGTTCATCACCAAGGCCGAGATGGGCGACGACAACAGCACCAACGTTTTCGACCGCGATGCGCCTGCCGTCACCAAGGCCGCGATGACGCTGGTGAAGTACACCAAGAAAATCGAGCTCACTGATGAGTTGCTGGCCGACGAAGACAGCAACCTGCTCGCATTCATCGAACAGTTTGTCGGCCGCGGCATGGCCAAGACGCACAACGATCTGCTGCTGACCGAAGCTGCCTCGGGCGGCACGGCTGCGCTCACCTTCGACAGCGCATCGACCATCGGCGCCAGCGAGGTCCCCGAGTTGTGGTATCTGCTGCCGGACTTTTACGCCACCGATGAACCGAGCGTGGGCTGGATCATGCGGCGCTCCACTGAGGGCGTGATCCGCGGCCTGGCCGGAACCACCAACTTCTACTACTCGCCGACGCCGGGCGGAACCATCGGCGGGCGGCCGACGCTGTGGGGCGCGCCGCTTTACAACAGTGGCAAGGCGGCCGCCATCGCAGCCAGCGCGAAGTCCATGTACCTGGGCAACTGGTACTACATGGGCCTGCGCGAGGCGCCGGCAATCACGGTGCTGCGCGATCCGTACACTGTGGACGGCAAGGTGATCTTGAAATACTACTTCCGGGCGGTATACAAGACGCTGCAAGCTGCCGCCATCATCTACGGCACGCACCCGACGGCCTGA